A window from Pseudanabaena sp. BC1403 encodes these proteins:
- a CDS encoding pentapeptide repeat-containing protein, whose amino-acid sequence MNLLHVWQSLDLKDKIEVIRLAVMIISTFAAVIGAVYVYRNFKINEKKLLTDRFSKAVEQLGTTNNRTVVLGGIYALSKIAQDSPEYHWLVMKVIASFIRGKVLEFAPSGATNPKDYPRVYPEIQEAINVIAQRDYTKDLHNEMLDLSGSVLFRANLNNANFKRVNLREANFGRTNLKGVDFSEANLEKAIFLEADLSQAILQRANLKEAIYCNETKFPSNFDSDAEGMKKES is encoded by the coding sequence ATGAATTTATTACATGTTTGGCAGTCATTAGATCTAAAAGATAAGATAGAAGTAATTAGGCTTGCTGTAATGATTATTTCTACATTTGCGGCTGTTATTGGTGCAGTGTATGTATATCGAAACTTTAAGATTAACGAAAAAAAATTGCTTACTGATCGATTCTCTAAAGCTGTAGAACAGTTGGGAACAACAAACAATAGAACGGTCGTACTAGGTGGTATCTATGCTTTATCAAAAATTGCACAAGATTCTCCCGAATATCATTGGCTTGTCATGAAAGTTATAGCTTCCTTTATTAGAGGCAAGGTACTTGAATTTGCACCAAGTGGAGCTACAAATCCTAAAGATTACCCTAGAGTTTATCCTGAGATTCAGGAGGCGATAAATGTCATTGCACAACGCGATTACACTAAAGACTTACATAATGAAATGTTGGATCTAAGTGGCAGTGTACTTTTTAGAGCAAATTTAAATAACGCAAATTTTAAGAGGGTTAATTTGAGGGAAGCAAATTTTGGACGGACTAACCTTAAAGGAGTGGATTTTAGTGAGGCAAACTTAGAGAAAGCCATTTTCCTTGAAGCAGATCTCAGTCAAGCAATTCTGCAACGAGCAAATCTGAAAGAAGCTATATATTGTAATGAGACTAAATTTCCATCTAACTTTGATTCAGATGCAGAAGGTATGAAAAAAGAATCTTGA
- a CDS encoding clan AA aspartic protease: protein MIQGVVNQSCEATIPLVIINEKRQTKLVDAVIDTGYTGYLSLPSEIISALDLPWTGVDRGTLGDGSEVTFEVYAATVIWDGQYRNIPVNEAETDPLVGMSLLYGYDLRIRAIVGGKVTIDLPE from the coding sequence ATGATTCAGGGTGTAGTTAATCAAAGTTGTGAAGCGACAATTCCACTAGTCATCATCAACGAAAAGCGTCAGACAAAACTAGTTGATGCCGTCATTGATACAGGCTATACAGGTTACTTAAGCTTACCTAGTGAAATTATTTCTGCTCTAGACTTACCTTGGACAGGCGTTGATCGCGGCACTTTAGGCGATGGTAGCGAAGTGACATTTGAGGTTTATGCTGCGACAGTTATTTGGGATGGTCAATACCGAAATATTCCTGTCAATGAAGCAGAGACAGATCCCCTAGTTGGCATGAGTTTGCTTTATGGCTATGACTTACGAATTCGAGCAATAGTAGGTGGCAAAGTCACAATTGATTTGCCAGAATAA
- the infB gene encoding translation initiation factor IF-2, translated as MSISNRVRLYELSRELDLDTKDVIAVCEQLNIVVKSHSSTITESEAELVRIKAPQYHQAAEPKGSEKKAAAAAKIKESDSRIAKQQILAVTKPTIRLNTPPVSGNVGAIPSVNPPLNSPSAIAEPSSETPAKTAVINPPLPMPPASSLVKPPSRPSVSEGEQSEPNPAPKIELTLETALTPPVNPQAIKDSQPASPSESKTELITQLAQPKSSEKAVAYTPAKISVDESTKSKIVQSKQAPKEQAPRKETPRAERPQAEKAERPPVVPKQALISVSPPQVKLNKPVAPERPKPPIAVAPKAVIAPKPPAPKPSDESRVSAKANQTYSEQDRIEQIAGEETKKTVKVNKPEKPKLNKPVEQPVVPAGGRPQGRGPKLVKDSVLIERGITAPTEPPHNLRPPMPTLMRAPEKPVIADKTGKKPESTGGFNPALPELLEKPTLPGKGSKRKGKSKEEEEKDLLELKEKNRLNKPKRYLRDFADDDEDGADADAAAELAQISLSLARPAARPKAAVVPSKPTMAADIKPMQKGKKSAPSRDRRHQQVEIIPEKPTSVEIEEGMTVAVLAKRLVLSETEVIRTLFMKGIMANINQTLDVGTAKMVSAELGYEVHSPEVIELALKTEMIDVGDLDKLQRRPPVVTIMGHVDHGKTTLLDAIRKSKVAQGEAGGITQHIGAYHVDVEHNGQKQQIVFLDTPGHEAFTAMRARGTKVTDIAVLVVAADDGVQPQTIEAISHARAAKVPIVVAINKVDKVEAQPDRIRQELTEYALVAEEWGGDTIMVPVSAIRRENLDTLLEMILLVAEVEDLQANPNRTAKGTVIEAHLDKAKGPVATLLVQNGTLRVGDIFVAGAAFGKVRAMVDDRNVRVDKASPSFAVEVLGLGDVPAAGDEFEVYLDEKQARAIADQRTMDQRQARLVQAMASRRVTLGTLSEKVKEGALKELNIILKADVQGSLEAILGSLANLPQREVQLRILLSAPGEITENDISLAAASSAVVLGFNTTMAPGARQAADEMGVDFRDYNVIYKLLEDIQDAMEGLLDPEMVEEYLGQAEVRAIFAIGKGAVAGCYVQNGKLLRNCNVRVKRGNEVVHTAVLDSLRRVKDDAKEVASGFECGISLAKFSTWKEGDIIEAFRMVTKRRTLATS; from the coding sequence ATGAGTATAAGCAATCGAGTTCGACTATATGAACTCTCACGAGAGTTAGATCTCGACACCAAAGATGTAATCGCGGTATGTGAGCAATTAAATATAGTTGTTAAAAGTCATAGTAGTACAATTACAGAATCAGAGGCGGAATTGGTTCGCATCAAAGCCCCTCAATATCATCAAGCTGCCGAACCTAAGGGCTCTGAAAAGAAGGCTGCGGCTGCGGCAAAAATCAAAGAATCCGATTCTCGTATTGCCAAGCAGCAAATTCTTGCGGTTACCAAGCCCACAATTCGTCTCAATACTCCACCTGTCTCTGGTAATGTAGGAGCTATACCTTCTGTAAATCCGCCTCTTAACTCACCTAGTGCGATCGCTGAGCCTAGCTCAGAGACTCCTGCTAAAACTGCTGTTATTAACCCTCCCCTGCCCATGCCCCCTGCTTCTTCATTAGTCAAGCCTCCCAGCCGTCCTTCTGTCTCAGAAGGTGAACAGTCCGAACCGAACCCTGCGCCCAAAATTGAATTGACCTTAGAAACAGCATTGACTCCACCAGTAAATCCCCAAGCGATCAAAGACTCACAGCCAGCATCGCCATCAGAATCAAAAACAGAATTAATTACGCAGCTAGCTCAACCCAAATCATCTGAAAAAGCTGTTGCATACACCCCTGCAAAGATCTCGGTTGACGAGTCAACAAAGTCAAAGATCGTCCAATCTAAACAAGCACCTAAAGAACAAGCACCCCGTAAAGAGACTCCAAGGGCTGAGAGACCACAAGCAGAAAAAGCTGAGCGTCCCCCAGTTGTGCCGAAACAGGCCTTAATAAGTGTGTCTCCACCTCAGGTGAAATTGAATAAGCCTGTTGCACCAGAGAGGCCTAAGCCTCCTATAGCCGTTGCGCCTAAAGCCGTTATTGCGCCAAAACCTCCTGCGCCAAAACCTTCAGATGAGTCAAGGGTTTCGGCAAAAGCCAATCAGACTTACTCTGAGCAAGACAGAATTGAGCAGATCGCAGGCGAGGAAACCAAAAAAACAGTTAAGGTAAACAAGCCTGAAAAACCAAAGCTGAACAAGCCTGTGGAACAACCTGTTGTTCCTGCTGGTGGTAGACCTCAAGGCCGTGGACCGAAGTTAGTCAAAGACTCTGTACTCATCGAACGTGGGATCACTGCTCCGACAGAGCCTCCGCATAACTTGCGTCCACCGATGCCAACCTTAATGCGTGCGCCTGAAAAGCCCGTAATTGCAGACAAAACTGGTAAAAAGCCAGAATCAACTGGTGGATTTAATCCTGCGCTACCAGAACTCCTAGAAAAACCAACTTTGCCAGGTAAGGGTAGTAAACGTAAAGGTAAGTCCAAAGAAGAAGAAGAAAAGGATTTACTAGAGCTTAAAGAAAAGAATCGTCTGAATAAGCCGAAGCGCTATTTGCGTGACTTTGCTGATGATGATGAAGATGGGGCTGATGCTGACGCAGCTGCTGAGCTAGCGCAGATCAGTTTGTCTCTGGCGCGTCCTGCGGCACGTCCTAAGGCAGCAGTTGTGCCATCAAAGCCAACCATGGCAGCCGACATTAAGCCAATGCAAAAGGGCAAAAAATCTGCCCCTAGTCGCGATCGCCGTCACCAACAAGTCGAAATTATTCCTGAAAAACCAACATCAGTAGAAATTGAAGAGGGTATGACCGTCGCTGTACTAGCCAAACGTTTAGTCCTTTCTGAGACAGAGGTAATTCGCACCCTATTTATGAAAGGGATCATGGCGAATATCAACCAAACCCTCGATGTGGGTACTGCCAAAATGGTGTCGGCGGAATTGGGCTATGAAGTCCATTCTCCTGAAGTCATCGAGCTTGCTCTCAAGACGGAAATGATCGACGTTGGGGATCTTGACAAACTGCAACGCCGTCCTCCAGTGGTCACAATTATGGGACACGTTGACCATGGTAAAACCACCTTGCTTGATGCAATTCGCAAGAGCAAAGTTGCACAAGGAGAGGCGGGCGGTATTACTCAACATATCGGCGCATATCATGTTGATGTTGAGCACAATGGTCAGAAACAACAAATCGTCTTCCTTGATACTCCAGGTCACGAAGCCTTTACCGCCATGCGTGCGCGTGGTACGAAGGTTACTGACATTGCTGTCCTAGTTGTTGCTGCCGATGATGGTGTTCAGCCTCAAACCATTGAAGCGATCAGCCATGCTCGTGCTGCTAAAGTGCCAATCGTTGTTGCAATTAACAAAGTTGATAAGGTTGAAGCTCAGCCCGATCGCATTCGTCAAGAGTTAACCGAATATGCTCTTGTTGCTGAAGAATGGGGCGGCGATACAATCATGGTTCCTGTCAGCGCTATCCGTCGCGAGAACCTTGATACCTTGCTCGAAATGATCTTGCTGGTTGCTGAAGTTGAAGATTTACAAGCCAACCCTAACCGTACGGCTAAAGGTACGGTCATCGAAGCTCACCTCGACAAGGCAAAAGGCCCCGTTGCGACATTATTGGTTCAAAACGGTACATTGCGAGTTGGTGACATCTTTGTGGCTGGCGCTGCCTTTGGTAAGGTGCGTGCGATGGTGGACGATCGCAATGTACGTGTTGATAAGGCTTCGCCATCCTTTGCGGTGGAAGTTCTCGGTTTGGGCGATGTCCCAGCAGCAGGTGATGAGTTTGAAGTCTACCTTGATGAAAAACAAGCTCGTGCGATCGCTGATCAACGCACGATGGATCAACGTCAAGCTCGCTTGGTACAAGCAATGGCTTCCCGTCGTGTCACCCTCGGTACTTTATCTGAAAAAGTCAAGGAAGGCGCTCTCAAGGAACTCAATATTATTCTCAAGGCAGATGTCCAAGGCTCCCTCGAAGCAATTCTGGGTTCACTTGCCAATCTACCTCAGCGCGAAGTCCAACTCCGCATTCTCCTCTCGGCTCCTGGTGAAATCACTGAAAACGACATCAGTTTGGCGGCAGCAAGCTCGGCAGTTGTTCTAGGGTTTAATACCACGATGGCTCCTGGGGCAAGACAGGCTGCTGACGAGATGGGTGTTGATTTCCGTGATTACAACGTCATCTACAAGCTCTTGGAAGATATCCAAGATGCGATGGAAGGCTTACTCGATCCTGAAATGGTCGAGGAATACCTTGGTCAAGCTGAAGTTCGCGCTATCTTTGCGATCGGTAAGGGTGCTGTGGCTGGCTGTTATGTCCAGAATGGTAAGCTGCTCCGCAACTGTAATGTCCGTGTCAAACGTGGCAATGAGGTTGTGCATACAGCCGTACTTGACTCGCTGCGACGCGTTAAGGATGATGCGAAGGAGGTCGCCTCTGGATTTGAGTGCGGTATCTCTCTTGCTAAGTTCTCCACATGGAAAGAAGGCGATATTATCGAAGCCTTCCGCATGGTCACCAAACGTCGTACGCTAGCTACTTCTTAA